CAGAAACGACCCTGCCCGTAAGGTACTATCTGTCgaagttcttttgatattggacaatgCCGCTGGCCACCCACAACCCAATAAGTTCAACATGGAAGGCCTCAAAGTGCTCTATGTGCCACAAGCACGAAGTCTCTAATTCAGCATCTAGGTCTGGGCTCACAAGGACCTTTAGGGCTCATTGCACAAAGCACTGTATGAAAGGGCTGTCGACGCTATGGAAGACGGTCCCACAGAGAGAACATCAGGGAAACGCAGAAGGATTTCACCACTGAAGATGCAGTTGTCGTGATACAAAACGctgtgaaagccatcaagccCGAAACAGTCAGTTCCTGCTATAGAAAATTGTGTCCAGCTGTTGTGCGAGGAAATCACAAAGGAGACCGTGGATGTGgccaaagaaaacaggaaaaaaggtgGGGCATAAAGTGTTGCAACACAAGGGTCTTGGAGGAATTCAAGAGCTCGTGCACAGCACACTGGGCAGTTCACAGAGGACGACTTGCTGGACAGGAGTGCTCTGGACCAGGGCCAGACGCCGAGGGAGAAGGTGAGGAGGAAGCGGTGCCCAAACCAAATGCACATTAGACAACATGGCAGAAGAGTGGCAGTTACTCCAGACTGCTTTTCACCTGCTCTATGACAAGGACCCTTCTGTGCTACGGACACTCACTGCAAGGGAAGCAAACAGTGGGAGAAGGATTGGTAGTGTGTAGACGCACATTTTAAGGAATGAACAAGCAAAACAGTCAGACAGAAATCATAATGTATTTCTGTAAATTAAACCAAGTGtgcctgtctctcctgcctccccttccagcccctccgcctcttccccctctgcctcttctgacacagcaagaccaacgcctcgtcttcctcctcctcctcctcctctgcctactCCACCTCAAGACTAGGAAGATGTCACCTTTAAGATGgtccatttccacttaatgaatagtaaattgGTCTCTCTCCCTTTCATAGTCTTAACATTATCATCTCTCTAGGTTACTTTATGGCAGAATACAGTACATGCCACACAAAGAAATGTGTATTAATGAATGCTTATCTTATTGATAAGCCGGGTGGTAACAGTAGGCTATTTCTACACTGTTCCCTAGCCTGGGTTCTGCATGGAAGGGAACCGTCACCTCAGACACCTGAGCAGAGGCACTAGATGGGAGAGTGATGAAGCCTCCTGAAGTCTCTCCCCCTCTGGCACACGTGCTGCTGAGGCCACCTTTCGCTGCTTCAGTGACAGCCACCACTGTCCCTGTTCACTGGGAATGAGGAGTCTCCTGGGATGTGGCACTTCCAGGGCAACCCTGGGAATGTTCTGGGCAAACCAGCATGAGTTGTCACCCTAGCAGGGACAGGTGCTGCCACGTTCCCAAAACAGAAGATTACAAGGAAACAAGTCGCTCACAGTGGAGTGTGCCCTGCCCTTAACTTACTATTCAGTATTCGTCACCGTGTGTTATACTTAGCACATTTATCAAACCATTCTGATCACTTTTTGTTTCTCACTAAGCACTGTGCCTATGAAGGTACTGACCTGGGTCTAAAACAGTGCTGCTCAAAGTACGGTTCCCTGCCCACCCGACCCGAGGGCAGGTCCCACAGTTAAGTGCTTAGAAAGTCTCAGAGCAATTGGTGCTGCTACGTCATCCAAGAAACCATCAGCAGATCTGCATTTTAGAGGCCTCTGGtcgatttcatttcattttcgaccatttcatttttgttctattttacaaaaaatatgcatttgtaaTGACTTGCAAGACTATTTTATGCTGTTCCTTAAGAACACCTAGCTTGAGAAGCTCTGCTGTAAACTAATTTTGTGACGCTATGGGGTGGGAGTTGTGAAAGACCAAAATCTCCAAGATCTAAATCCCTAATATCTCACATCTGTAATGTCTAAAAACCCAAAAATCACAATCACTGGATAGTTTTCTTCGTTTTAGGGTTTTTTCACTATGTCAAATTGTCagcattatttttatgattaccctgtatattcatctttgtatcattTCCCATACTGAAGGTGTAAATTGTGTGGAGACTTTTAGCAATTTCTAATTTGCTTTAATGCATTTGTAGCAAATTCGACTTCACTGAATTGTGCATTGTTACAAAGTCAACTTAGTGAGAAATGTGCCTGTGCAAAGTGTTGGAACTTCCTCAATAAAGGAAGAGATGCCTTTTTATACACCTGCATTTGTGAAAGATGAAAATTCTCAAGATCGAGGCTCTTTGGGCGACTGTATGTACTGTGGTGGCCCATACTGGTTTTCCCTTAATCTCATGAACAGACATAGATTGGTCACCACTGTATTCCCATCACTGCACTCATAAACCTGGGTGCACAATCACCGACCACAGtgatatatgtttatacatttccctttttgacctattattttaatatggttCATTTGgtcataattcttataaagtgTCACTGTCATTACTATACTCAAGTGTTCATGCttgcaaaatatacatattattctTGCCTAAAGTGTGTGTACTATTGTGTAAAATGGTCTATAAACTGttcctttgtgtttttatgtttctcaaattcccctggaaaatttttttattattttttaagaattatattgtTCGCAATTTTGATCTTTAAGGATCTTAACATTCAGAAGGCGGCATTAGGGATTCTGTCTTTCTGGACTATGAGCGCCTTGCGGGAGCCTCCGAGTAACACAGGTGTGAGCATTTGCGCATGTTTGTGAGCCCACGTGGGTTCTCCTTTCACTCTCTTCCGACTGTTCTTTGATGCACAGACGTTTTTCAAATCCAAGGGCATTCAGATCTGCCCcggtgttttcttctaagagctttacagttttagcttttctatgtaggtctttgatccatttcaaGTGAACTTTGGTGCATGGATGGGGTAAGGGTCCACCTTCACTCTTTTGCCTGTGGATATGCAGCTGTCCCGGCACTATGTGTAGAGGACACTGTTCTTTCCCATTTGCGTGgtcttggtgcccttgtcaaaaGATCAATTGCCCAAGGATGTATTGGTTTATTTCTCGATTCtgaattctgtttcattgatctgagtgcaaaacacattttttttccagacaacaggaagaaatttatttatgGACTGGAAATTAGATAATGTTGAACAATTAATGATTGTGTTAGGTGTGATAAGGATATGGCAGCTATGAAACTAATtgtccttattttttatatttagtgaAGTATTTAGGGATGGAATGACATGTCAacaatttactttaaaacatgacagccaaaaatgttcttaaaagggAAAGAACATACAGGATGGATGAATCAATACagctaaatattgaaaattagttAACCTAAGAGGGGACCGAGCACATCAAATGTGCTCTCTCCTTCAAACAAGTTTGAAAACTGtgataataaaaagttgaaagacaTAAGCTTGATGGGAGGACTTGGACTCACCCACTAACAGCTGAATTTGAATCTAAATTGGAACCAGAAtctgagagaggtgagggaggcaCAGATGTGTCAGTGCTGTGTTGCCACGTCCCACCCCAGGTCTCCCACAGCTGCCCTGGATTATGTGCCCTGAACCCGAATTCTTTCCATCCAGACCCAGTCATCAGTTCTCCTGGAACTCAGCAAATACTGAAAAAGACTGGAACGTCAAACCTGTCTTAACGTTCTTTGGAGTGATGGCCTGCCATCCTGGTCAAAGGATTATATCCAATTACATCTCTGGATATAATCCCCTGGGCAGCTCGGTGATATTTTGTTACCACGTAGGGCCTgccacaccacacacaaacacacgcatgtgctcacactcaaacacacatgcataggcacactcaaacacacacacacactatgacTCGGTCACAATGACTCTGTTACTCTATGGTCAAACATGTCCCCTCCTCGTCACACACACAGGTTCAGACTCTCCAGCAGGTGCAACGCACTGCACGCTCCTCCCAGACACGGCCTGCCCATCCGAAACAAGGAGGGACGGCTGCACAGCCCCGTAGGTCTTTCCGCAACAACTGACCTTTGTAGTTGTGCTGTCTTCAAGGCTCTCTGTCAAAGAGCCCTCCTTGAGCTCTCAGTTCCTCTGTCAGATCTCAGCTTgctttagaattataattatacatatatgccTTCATATATAATCATCTGCATGTATAACAGCCTTTATACTTATATGTCCCTTAACAGGTATATAAAGTcatttcttttatagatttttttaggtatATATACCAAACGTATATGAAACCATGTCTTGTTCCTTATGTTTCACACTTTATAGACACAGCTATATGATagggaatataaaattatgatattcTATATAGCATTCTGTATCTCTAAATCACTCTGGGTGACTCAGGAAGTTGTAGGACCCCACCCTTGGTTAGAGGGCAGGGTGTAGGCAGAGCCTGGGTGGTGCTCCCTGCTGTGgctgagggaagggaaaggagggaggagccCTTTGCCAGGCTCAGCCTCCTAAGGGTCCTGTAACCTGCATCTTCCTGCCTGCTCTCCCCAAGAAAGTCCTGCCTAATTGTGCAAGGCCTGAAACTATGGTCTGCCCGCTTTGCAGAGCACTATTTCACTTCCAGTCAGTGGGACAATGGAGTATCCattgagaagaggaaaaaggtcTTCCCTTTGCATAGATTGAAGTGCTCattgtaaaaacaaataatactATCACCATTAGAGGAATCGAAAACATCAATACATAATatggagaaaacatttatatatttcaggCTTAGAAAGACCTAAGCAAGTTGAAATCCAGAAACCATTAAAGGAAAAGGTAACCAAAGTGACTACCCAGCCATGAAAACCCTGCATGACAAAAGATGAACAGAagccaaggaaaaaatatttgcggCACATATAAAAAGCGATGGATTAACATCCCTAACACTCAGGAGCCTTGTAACAATGAGTTATAAACAGACAAATaggtatataaaaatgaataaacaatgtcAAGATgtatttcacaaaagaggaaatgcaaatggcCGATATATCCATGAAAATAACAAGTGAAAACTGAAGCAGCTACACACGATTCTACGATTTGTCAGCAAGTAAAAAGTGCAAAGTAAAGAAGAACATGTGCAGCCTGATGTTATTAacagattatattttaataatatggatGTGACAATTGACCTTAGCCATATGGAGTTatagaaaatgatttcaaaaattgaaaacaatgcatACAGAACTGCTAAGAGCATTTTCCTGTAGGGAGTAGCACAGAACTAGCAAAAGAGGGAATTTTCTTGtcttactgtgttttttattacttttccaaaaacacttaaaaattgcaGCCTGAGCtgcacagtggcccatgcctgtagtcctagcactttggaggccaaggtaccttgagcccaggagtttgagaccagggtgagcaacagagccagacccctgTCTACAGAATAGTttaaaaagattagctgggcttggtgacaCAGGATTGTAGTCCTCTtcacttgggaggctcaggcaggacgattgcttaaacccaggggTTGAGGTTGTGGTAAGCtatgatatcactgcactctagcctggacaaaagaatgagaccccgtatcaaaaaaaaaaaaattccagcctTCTAGTGGGGCATGGCGGCATAAAACTGTAATCTCAGCTGCCCagaaggctgaagcaagaggatcatttgagtccagcctgggcaacacagaaagatcCCATTTCTATTTACAAACAATACAGCCTAAAAATTATGTACAGCTATATcaattgtatacatacacacaacaatGGGACAAATTTCTAATATTCACTAACCCACAATTAAGTGAACTGGcacaaaataattcattaaaatagaaagcaTTCCAAATCcaacaaatgcaaatgaaaaatcaCAGCTAAGGAAggaatctttattctttttttaatgtccaaAGTCAGATAATTACTCATGAGCTAAAAGAGAGACAACTCACCTCAGGCAATGGCTTTCCCTGCTTGCAGTTGATGCCACCGATGAAGATCATGTTGGGCATCACAGGCCTGGGATAGTCCAGAACAAAGTCTGTTCGCAGCAGCCAGATTGATGTATGGCCGAAGAGGTCGTATGCTGTGACAGGTGTCTCGAGAATTTCAGAGGCAATTTCTaacccagttttaaaaaaataggggCAAAATAAATGCTCCTCCAAGTGCAAGATATGGTTTCGTACTCTCTCCTTGAAAGTCATGGCGTCCGAGTACCCTAAGAGCATTCTGGGAACATAAGAAAGAGGAGCCGGGCACTGCGCACCTTCTTCAAGATAACCGCAAAATACTCCCCTGCCAAAGACCACAGAGGGGAGCGAAAAGTACTTGGCAACGATTAAGCCACACAGATCAAAAGGATCGAGAAACACAGCATCAAAAGAACTCTCTTTTAAGTATTCTACTAATTTTTTGTCATTAAACAAACTCTTACAGTGTGAAAGAACAAGCTCAAAAAAACCTCTGGCTGAagtcattaaaaaagaatataaagtttgTGGCCGACTTTTCCATTGATCGTCGGCAAAACTCACAAACTCACGGTTCAAATCCTCCAGGGTATGAGAAGTCTTATAAGTCTTCACTGTAAAATTCACGGATTGTCCCAGGTGCCAACTCACATCTGGAACAACCACAACCAGCTCGTGCCCTTTCTGGATGAGTTTCTCCACCACCGACCGCATGGTAAACCAGTGGCTCCCGTCCATGGGCACCACCAGCAGCTTGCctgcctgggccaggccaggcgtCAGCAGCAGACACGCACACAGGGGAAGGAGCCTGGGCAGCGCTGCAGGAGCCATGGCAGAACCGCAGCCCGGAGCAAACCAGCCCCTTGGATTCTCGCTCCTGTAACCTAGCAGGCGGAAGCAGTGCAGGCACAAAACCTGCACCCGACACAGGGCGTGTAGCCACATGTTcttaaaaaaaccacacacacggCCAATGATTTACTCATAAGGACCATAATATCTTCTGAGATACACACTTGTACATTCTCCAGATAAGACTAGCTTATTACCTTTGCCTTAGAAATAGACCGTGCCCAGTACTGCAGTGTgactttagaaacaaaattattcagCAGTGCTTTGGACGGTGACTACTCAGAAAgataaaagggagagaaaatgaatacataaaataaaacaggagagaaaataaatgcaagacTGCACCTTGTGTTTAAGAAATTTGTCCCAAagcaaaatttgtattttatcctCAGACTACAAAACaccctcaaaaattaaaataaaaaaaaaaatcactctgccCAGAAAAAATTGGCATCTCCTGGTCCAAGGACAGACAACAAGGCCCTTAGCAACGGATCCTGACTGGCAAGAAGTTGTTGTTCCCAAGTGTCTCAGCCATGCGTAGGGGTCGCTGCCTCTCCTTCTCCATTTTCAACCCCTGAGGCCTCTGAAATGCTGAGCAAGGTGGACGACCCCTCCAGCATGGACTGATCCAGGGATGTGATGGAAAGTGACTGGCATCTATATTCACCTGCTTCCCTGAGACTTGCTGTATGCAGTGGGTGGTCACCTGCCCAGTGCTGCCTGAGCACCCTGCTGAGATTCCTCTCTGTCCTCCATGCGTCCCCGTTCCAGCCAGAGGTGTGGACCTCTGCTGTGGGCTCACCCCATCACCACAGGCACCCTCCTTCAGCACGTATTGGTCTCCCCCACTCTGCTGAGCGCTCCTTGAGGTCAGGGGATGTGTCTTCATGTTTCCTTCCCCTTCCACAGTACCCATGCTGTGCCTTGCACACAGAAAGTACACAGGGATGTTGTTGCACTGGGCTCAACTGCACCGCGCAGGTTTCCTAGGTACCTTCCTGTGTGAGTCTGTTGGTGTGTGTCAGGTCAGACAGGTGGGTGgtcttaaggccacatgtgggctTCTAGGTCCGTAAGTGCCAcatttgactgaatccaaattttacacaacaaatcGTTTTATTAAacagggtgcagcagagaaagatgaagcttttcttgtgCCCTTCGttgctgaaaaaaacaaaaatctttaaaatcacaAAGCCACAGTTTTCCTCAGCCCTCCTGACAAGGAGTATAATCCTTGTCAGGAACAAAAGATGGCTCCTTGGGGGACGCCCTAATTGTTCCTAGACAATTGCTTAGCCACCATTTACCTTGTTGTATGGGACACTTTCACATAATCAtctttgagaaatgaaaatggaactGAACCATCTACCTTCCCTAAAGGCataaatcagaagagaaatcagacaactagaaacagaaagacaacagagaaaagcaatgaaatcaAAGCTGGTTCTCTGAGCTCAAGGAACTTGCTAAAGCTCTAGCCAGAgtgatcagaaaaaaaagagaagaaataaactgCCAAAGAGGGGGATGAGAGAGGTGGTATCACCACAGAGTCCACAGATATCAAAATGATACTGAGTGAATGTCATGAACGTTCACGACAACAAATGCTACCATTTAAATGATACggacaaattccttaaaaatcaCAAGCTCTCTGAATTTACATACGAACAAATAAATAACCCACAGAGAGATAACCTAAACCTTTTGCATAAACattgaatttctaatttaaattgaTGAATTCTACCAGATATGGAGGGAAGAAATAATCCCAATTCCTCACTGTCTATTCCATACAACAGGAGCAGAGGAATTGCCTAACTCATTCCATGAGACCAGCACTCCCACAGTTCCAAAATCACATAAAgacattcaaagaaagaaaaactgcagaCCCTCCTCACCATAGATGCAAaacttctaaacaaaattttagcaaatctaaTTCCATGGTATATAAAactctataatatataaaaagataatacactATAATCACCTGGGGTTTATCTCAAGAATGAAAGGCTGGTTCAACGTTAAAAGTCAGTCAAGGTTGTCGGGCCAAGTTCctagcagcatcattcataatagccaagaggtggaagcaactcagGTGTCCACGCGCAGATGAATGAATAGGCAACAGGTGGCAGatacatatacaatggaatattatccagccttaaaaaggaagaaaattccgacacatgctacaacatggatgaacccacAAGACATTTTGCTGAATCAAATTAGCCAGtcaccaaaagacaaatactatgaTTCCATTGTCATGAGGcacctaaaatagtcaaactcatataATCACATAGTGGAAAGGTGAGTGCCAAGGGCTGGAAGGACGGgtaatggggagttattgtttaagaTGTCCAAAGGCTCAGTCTGTGAAGGTAAAAGAGTTTTGGAAATGAATGGTGTTATTTGTAATGTGAATATATTCaatattgaactgtacacttcaaaGGGTTGACATGATAAATGTTACATTATGAGTATTTTTCCAACATTCAGaatgaagtaaatatttaaaaacacaaaatcaatCAAGGCTACACACCACAAAAATCCACTCAAAAAGTCAAATGGTATAATCATCTCAATAAGcatagaaaaagtatttgacaaaattgaaaATCGATTCCTGATAAAAAGTCTTAGCACAACTGGTAAATAAGAGAAGTTTCTCCACTTAACAAAGGGCATCTCTGAAAAACCCTCAGCTAACATCCTACTTAATGGCAAATGACTGAATGTTCTACTCCTCAGGCCAGACACATGTCTAGGGTGGGAGCTTTTACTTCTTCTATTCAAAATTGTTCTTCAGATTCTCTCCAGTTCAGGAAaccaagaaatataaaatgtgtcaGGTTGGAAAGAAATAGTGAAAGGATCTCATTCACAGACAAGATGATCGTCTATTTAGAAATTCCAAGGAACTGTACAAAAATCTCCTAGAACAAACAAGTAAGTTCAGCATGGTTGCAAAatacaatacataaaaattaatgctATTTGTATGTACAGCTGACTTGAACAACACAGGCTTGAAGGGCAGGGATCCATTTACAggcagatttttcaaaataaatatataaaaaacttcgTGGAGGTTTGCAACCATTTCAAAAATCTTGCAGATAAATTATGTAatctagaaatatcaaaaaaaaaattttttaagttgggtaagtcatgaatgcataaaatatatgtgcataccACTCTATTTTATCATTAACTATCCTAAAACATACTCAAATCTATTGTAGAAGGgtaaaacttatcaaaatttacACCCACAAACACAGACTGTAAAAGGTGCCATTCTCCCTGAggagaaatgtaaaaaatgtgaAGATGCTGTATAAATCCTTAGACATACAACTAACAGTGGTGCACACTGTGATAATTTcacagccacctcctgttgcCACTGCGGGGAGCTAAAGTGCTGGGAGTATCTGCTTGAAATGCCCTGTGATGCTAATCCTCTCCTCGTGAGCAGTTCATTTCTATAGTAAATTGCCTATCACACTAAATAGTGATCTCTCATCGATCTTCATCATGTTTGATGCAATATCGGCAATATTATAGACCTTGACCTACACCATGGGACCCCCACAAAGTGCCACTACTCTTGCTAGAAGTTCTCCCAAGAAGTAGAGAAAAGTCATGGCGTTAGAAGGAAAAGTTGGATACCTTGATAAgtaccatagattgaggtctaCAGCTCTGCTTGCCCACCATTTCCAACTCAATGATTCCAGCAAAAGGACcactgtaaaaacaaacaaacaaacaaacaaacaccaaaatCTCAGCAGCTACACCAGCAAGCACTGAGACCTTGCACTTGTTGTGAAATACCTTTTTATCTTGTATGGAAAATGCAGACTTTATGTAGATATAGGATTGCTACAAGAAAGACATACCTGTAGACCCTCTGTGATGCAAGAGAAACCAAAGCCATTATAGGacaacttaaagaaaaagaaaggtgaaggatctaaagctggagaatttaatgccagcaaagatGATGTCATAATTTTAGAAACAGGTTGGACTCTTAAAATGTCTAGAGGACAGGAGAAGCAGCTTTTGCTGGACAAGAGGCACCAGACCAGTTTCCAGATCCCATTGAGAAAAATCATCGAGGAGAAAGGATATTTgcctgaatagatttttttttttttttttttttttttttgagacagagtctcactctgttgcccaggctagagtgagtgccgtggcgtcagcctagctcacagcaacctcaaactcctgagctcaagggatcctcctgtctcagcctcccgagtagctgggactacaggcatgtgccaccatgcccggctaattttttctatatatatttttagctgtccatataatttctttctatttttagtagaggtggggtctcgctcttgctcaggctggatgaatagatttttaatgcagatgaaagtgccctattcagggggaaaaaagccacaaagaacatttattattaagGAAGAGAAGCGAGCACCAGGGtttaaggcaggaaggaagagccTAACTCTACTGTTTGTGCAAATGCCATTGGGTTTAGGATCAGGACTGCCCTTATCTGCAAAGCTGCTGACCCCCGAGGAAAAGAGAAGTCTTTCTGTTGTACAACACAAGCCCTGGACAAGGACACTTTTTCTGGATGGGTTCCATCGATGCTTTGTCCCTGAACTCAGAAACAACCCTGCCAGTAAGACACTGCCTGTGAAAGTTCTTTGATATTAGACAATGCCGCTGGGCATCCATAACCACATGAGTTCAACATGGAAGGCGTCAAAGTGCTCTACATGCCCCAAGTACAACgtctctaattcagcctctagatcGGGGCTCATTGCACAAAGCACTGTATGGAAAGGGTTGTCGACGCTATGGAAGACGGTCCCACAGAGagaacatcaggaaaatgcaGAGGGATTTCACCACTGAAGATGCAGTTGCTGTGATACAAAAAGctgtgaaagccatcaagccTGAAACAGTGAGTTCCTGATGTAGAAAACCGTGTCCAGCTGTTGTGCGAGGAAATCACGAAGGAGACTGTGGATGTggccaaagaaaacagaaaaaaaggtggGGCATAAAGTGTTGCAACACATGGGTCTTGGAGGAATTCAAGAGCTCGTGCACAGCACACTGGGCAGTTCACAGAGGACGACTTGCTGGACAGGAGTGCTCTGGACCAGGGCCAGACGCCGAGGGAGAAGGTGAGGAGGAAGCGGTGCCCAAACCAAATGCACATTAGACAACATGGCAGAAGAGTGGCAGTTACTCCAGACTGCCTTTCACCTGCTCTATGACAAGGACCCTTCTGTGCTACAGACAGTCACTGCAAGGGAAGCAAACAGTGGGAGAAGGATTGGTAGTGTGTAGACGCACATTTTAAGGAATGAACAAGCAAAACAGTCAGACAGAAATGATGATGTATTTCTGTAAATTAAaccaagtgtgcctgcctctcctgcctccccttccagcccctccgcctcttccccctctgcctcttctgacacagcaagaccaatgcttcgtcttcctcctcctcttcctcctctgcctactCTACCTCAAGACAAAAAGATGTCACCTTTAAGATGGtccatttccacttaatggaTAGCACATGGGTCTTCTCTACCTCTCATAGTCTTAACATTATCATTTCTCTAGGTTACTTTATGGTGAGAATACAGTACATACCACACAAAGAAATGTGTATCAATGAATGTTT
The nucleotide sequence above comes from Eulemur rufifrons isolate Redbay chromosome 1, OSU_ERuf_1, whole genome shotgun sequence. Encoded proteins:
- the LOC138381556 gene encoding UDP-glucuronosyltransferase 1A8-like, coding for MWLHALCRVQVLCLHCFRLLGYRSENPRGWFAPGCGSAMAPAALPRLLPLCACLLLTPGLAQAGKLLVVPMDGSHWFTMRSVVEKLIQKGHELVVVVPDVSWHLGQSVNFTVKTYKTSHTLEDLNREFVSFADDQWKSRPQTLYSFLMTSARGFFELVLSHCKSLFNDKKLVEYLKESSFDAVFLDPFDLCGLIVAKYFSLPSVVFGRGVFCGYLEEGAQCPAPLSYVPRMLLGYSDAMTFKERVRNHILHLEEHLFCPYFFKTGLEIASEILETPVTAYDLFGHTSIWLLRTDFVLDYPRPVMPNMIFIGGINCKQGKPLPEVSCLSFSS